One window from the genome of Cucumis melo cultivar AY chromosome 10, USDA_Cmelo_AY_1.0, whole genome shotgun sequence encodes:
- the LOC103496769 gene encoding elongation factor 1-gamma-like — MVLVLHAGKTNKNSFKALIAAEYNGVEVKVVPDFEMGVSNKTPEFIKMNPIGKVPVLETPNGPIFESNAIARYVARLKADSPLYGSSLIDYGHIEQWIEFASLEVDSNILTWFRPRMGRAAYLPPVEEAAIAALKRALGALNTHLASNTYLVGHSITLADIVMTCNLLLGFTKLMTKNFTSEFPHVERYFWTLVNQPNFKKVLGEVKQAESVLPVQSAKEPDDSSKPKDSNESKKEPKKEAEKEKPRDVAGEGEDEAPKPKPKNPLDLLPPSKMILDEWKRLYSNTKSNFREVAIKGFWDMYDPEGYSLWFCDYKYNDENIVSFVTLNKVGGFLQRMDLARKYAFGKMLVIGSEPPFKVKGLWLFCGQEIPKFILDECYDMELYEWRKVDISDEVQKECVNQMIEDQEPFEGEALLDAKCFK, encoded by the exons ATGGTTTTG GTCTTACACGCAGGAAAGACGAATAAAAATTCTTTCAAGGCTCTCATTGCTGCAGAATACAATGGAGTCGAAGTGAAAGTGGTCCCAGACTTTGAGATGGGAGTCTCAAACAAGACTCCGGAGTTTATCAAGATGAACCCTATTGGGAAG gTACCTGTTTTAGAAACGCCCAACGGACCCATATTCGAGAGTAATGCCATAGCCCGTTATG TTGCACGTTTGAAGGCTGATAGTCCTCTGTATGGTTCATCTCTGATAGATTAT GGGCATATTGAACAATGGATTGAGTTTGCATCATTGGAGGTAGATTCTAATATTCTGACTTGGTTTAGACCTAGAATGGGGAGAGCTGCTTATCTTCCTCCT GTTGAGGAAGCTGCAATTGCTGCATTGAAGAGAGCTTTGGGAGCTTTGAATACACACCTGGCTTCAAATACATACCTAGTTGGTCATTCTATTACATTAGCTGATATAGTAATGACTTGCAACCTATTATTGGGTTTTACTAAGCTCATGACTAAGAACTTTACCTCGGAGTTCCCACATGTTGAGCGGTACTTCTGGACATTGGTCAATCAACCAAACTTCAAAAAAGTCCTTGGTGAGGTGAAGCAGGCAGAGTCAGTTCTTCCTGTTCAATCTGCCAAAGAACCTGATGATTCTTCTAAGCCAAAGGACTCAAATGAGAGTAAGAAAGAACCGAAAAAGGAAGCTGAAAAAGAGAAGCCAAGGGATGTAGCTGGCGAGGGAGAAGATGAGGCACCAAAGccaaaacccaaaaatcctctTGATTTGCTACCTCCCAGTAAGATGATTCTGGATGAGTGGAAGCGGCTATACTCGAATACCAAATCCAACTTTCGGGAGGTTGCAATTAAAG GATTTTGGGACATGTACGATCCAGAGGGATATTCTCTTTGGTTCTGTGATTACAAGTACAACGATGAGAACATTGTTTCATTCGTGACGTTGAACAAGGTTGGTGGCTTTCTCCAGCGGATGGATCTCGCTCGTAAGTATGCTTTTGGGAAGATGTTAGTGATTGGATCAGAACCTCCATTTAAGGTGAAGGGCTTATGGCTTTTCTGTGGACAAGAGATCCCGAAATTCATCTTGGACGAGTGCTATGACATGGAACTTTATGAATGGAGGAAGGTTGATATATCGGATGAAGTACAGAAGGAATGCGTAAACCAGATGATTGAAGATCAGGAGCCTTTTGAAGGGGAGGCTTTGTTGGATGCCAAATGCTTTAAGTGA